The genomic stretch AGTTTATATAAACAATGaactatgcagccattaaaaagaatgaagtgttaTGGAAAAATgccaacaaatatatttaattattgattttattttaaaaatgaaactactgAGTAGCAGCATGGTGAATACATTTTCCAAGGATCTATATATgccataaattttaaatttttttgttttaaaggataCAAGAAATATGTAAGAGGTACAACTCTTGGGAGAGAGACTGTAAGGGAAGTCCATGGATGCTGGTAAGAGAGATGTTAATATTCACagttctgtgttgttaatttttgaaaaatcttaagCATATATAATTTTCTCTGTTTCAATAGATTCTCTAAGTGCTGGaataattagtgtttttgtttgtttgtttgttttcttccttatcttttattgagataataagattatctcaataaaaattttaagtgacaaATCACCAGCGTTTTTGAATGGAAACATAGGGTAACCAATATCGCATTGTGCATTATGTTGTTTTCAATTAATTACTGCACATCAGGGGCCAACATTATTTACTTGGGAATAATTATTTCTGAGCTCAAGAGCTGCAGAGCCTGCTCCAATAATTCTTTTACTACCTAATTCTCAGTTAattcctctattttatttatttaaaaaaattgaatgtttatttttgagagagagagagagagacaaagacagagcatgagcaggggaggagcagggagagagggagacacagaatctgaagcaggctccaggctctgagctgtcagcacagagctggacacagggcttgaacccacgaaccgtgacatcatgacctaagctgaagttggacacttaactgactgagtcacccaggtgcccctgttctccaACTTTCTGTAATGCACACATACAACGTGTATAATAACAAAAGGCTAATTTCCATTAAAAGTGTGATATTAGAAAATAGGATTTAATGGAGAGATAGGTAAATAAAATTGtccaattttataaattttattttttcttgttccaAGTAACAAGATATGACTGAATTTTAGTATCAGATACTATTTGTACATTTGGGgcttatcttaatttttctttctgggcATGTTGAGTTGCTACCATGTCAATTATTACTTCTTCACTATTTACTATTTGTGTTGTTGTCACTGTATTCTTTGTTATGCTTTATTTTGGGAAGATTCATTAAATTACAGTGAATTAGTAATAAACATtcccaaaggaataaaaaaaaatgaatatttctccGAGGATATACGAGacatttttattgagaaaaattttaaaacactcatGAATGTCAATATTCTGAATcctctgaaatattttctcatacaAATGAAGTCtttgaggaaggaaaaatttATCTCTCTAAAATCTAATgagttatttaattaattttacccTGACTTTCCCAAGAAGAATTTCAAGAGACTTGTTAGAATATGTAAAACATGACAGACAATGTATCATAAAATAAGGatgggaataaaaattttaaaaacgaaggttgagaaagaacaacacaaaattaattttaaactgcATAGAATGACACCAATATAACAGGTAAACATGatctacaaataattttttaagtgtcaaTTACATGGTTAATAATATCCATGAAATAAAAGTGAATCCGTTATTCTTAACCCTAAAATTAGATTAGAATTTCTCCTGAGAATACTAGTAAAGAGATACCATGTGAAGTCATGAACACCACTCTCAATGTAAATATATGTTCTAGGCTTTCATCATCTTATTTTCACATTGGTTTTAgcttttattaacttaaaatacTTCTTTTGGGGGTCTTCAGAAATTTGCAGCtaaatttccattttccagagaACTACTATCTAGTTCAGTGGATAGCCTGTTAAAGTACTGCAAAAGCATTAAGTTATTCATGTGACTTACAAGAAATCAGAAAACCTGAGATTAaattatataactttaaaaacaaaccctaccatttaaaaaaaatgggggcgcctgggtggctcagtcggttgagcggctgacttccgctcaggtcatgatctcgcggtccgtgagttcgagccccacatcgggctctgtgctgacagctcagagcctggagcctgtttcagattctgtgtctccctctctctctgaccctcccccgttcatgctctgtctctctctgtctcaaaaataaataaacgttaaaaaaaattaaaaaataaaaaaaaattaaaaaaataaaaaaaatgtatgaccaCAGTGTGAATATGAACAAGATGCTATTAGCAATCATTCACTAATTTCTTTACGTGtattattaaatacataattccattttttttctcaacaaataGACATTTTGTGAGAAAAACTGATCTTTATTTCAGTGGAGAGTTGTGAGAATTTATTTCTtccaatcaacaaatatttgttaaattttatcatttgtcaGATATTTTCCTGGGTGCTAAGGATCCAGTTGGTGGGAGAACACCTGAATCAGTGAATTTTAACATGGtgcatttctgaaacatttttggaTGTCCAGTACATAAATGACTGAACTCTCTGGTTTAGCTGTTGCAGCTGTGGTCTAATAATTTGGCAATATATAAGCAAACTTACAGtagcaataaaataatacacagatCTCTTATGTTGTTTACGAGGAAGACAGTGACCACTGCTCTGGTATTAATCTGACATTTGCTTTTGACATTCTAAGTATGGAGGGGACACTTCTTATCTTTCAGTTCCACCAGCAGCTGGTAGATGAagctgttaatttcttttttctattttaacagAGTCAGAGTAACAGTAGGGTTTGATATACTAGTTTAAATGTGGAAAATCATCTTCAAAGTTATCAAATAACTCAGTTGAGAACACAAAGAATGAACCAAAAGCCAGAGAAGGAGCTAAGAGGCTGTCAATACCTTCAAAGATTAGAATCTCTGGCCTCTTTTAAAGGTTGCTTTCTGGTCTTAAAGTATCATTTTACTTGAATATCACCATGTCACAATCTCTAATAGCAATATGAAATCACAAACATTTGTATATCCTAGCAACCTTATCTGCAAATACAGGGCAAGTGTATGTGAGCATGTGCAAGAGGAGGGTAGAAAGGAGGGAGAATATGGGAATAACAGAAAAAGAGCAGTGATAGCAGAATCAAACTTCCTGATTAAGCTGAGCAATTAACTTAGTTGAACATGAGGACTAAGTAAGTGCTCCTAGATCAACCTGCTATTGTATTAACCTAAACATATTGATTGATCATTTCAGGAACATATATACACAGACTGATGTGTGGCACTTTACACTCTCGTGTCCACGGCATACATTTTGGCGGTCTCTGTCCGAGGGGCTACGTATGACTTGGCCATGGAAATAGCTGCATTTGAGTAGGCTTTCCTCATGGAATATGGATAGTTCCTTTCAGGTCCAACATCTGTTGGAAAGAGATAAATGTAGTTGTATAGAAATAATTATGATTCAGTgaactttggggaaaaatgtcattttacacattcttttcataaagagacaaaaatataaatactttaagAAGGAATCATCTAAGAAGAACCCTAGAATAAAATCTAAGATTTTCATCTGGAAAGTTATTTTTAGATTAAAAGCTTAGgtactttccttctttttctctcctccttctcttctgtccttccttccttccttccttccttccttccttctttccttcctttctcttttcttccttccttccctccttccttctttcctgatgAGGAGATggattttcttgctttttaacaatatttttagaaACCCAATagtaatacattatattttttaacaacAAATATTTGACTTGGCTCTCAGTCTACCTCTCTGTTTAACTCTAGATATAAATTTAGTAGATTAGATGAAGTTAGATATATAAGATTATGAACACATTGAAATCATcattatatatttagatattggATACAGTTatagatgtgttttttttccaccCAATATACCACTTATGAGGTATGAGGCTTGAATATTGCAAATCAGTTTTCCTTGAACAACAGAAACTTCTCAAGTGTCATTTTTTATAAGAGGTAGGGATCAAGTAAGCAACATTATTTTGCACTGGTGAGAACTGTTTCTACCAGATTGGGAAGACTGATAATGGAGGCAAGTAAgtgtgctattttattttgttcttacctTTGAAGAGGTATAAGCAGCATGTCAGGACAGCACCAGCCAAAAAGCAACCCAGAGACCCAGCCATTCCAAGCCAGCAAGACCAACCAAATTTATATTGGATGCCAAGAAATATATTGTGCAAAACCAGAGAAGAACGTTCTACATAAACATCAACAGCATACCACACTGAACCAatgattcctggggcacctgaaagaaagaaaagttgctAAAATAATACAGGCTTTCCAAATGTAAGTTCATGGACTGCTACCCAAAATGAATGGCATCATTTAGACAGGGATAATAATCATTTGGAGGGGCAATAATAATTGCtttctattttgtgtttcttccaaATTATGTATCAGTTTatacataaagagaaatacaaaaattttaaaatgcagtgttCATCTGTTTGTGTAAACTTAAAATGATCATtgtggttttctttaattttcctctctCACATGTTATTTTGAATGCTGtgtaaaaggaaatatgaaaaacaacagaaaaaaagaaagaacacaaaatcgAAGACAAATAATACACAGCATACGTTCactctattgattttttaattaaaagtatatatCTTTAAGAATATTCTAttcttctctgccccaccccctggacCCACAATTAAAGCTGTGTCAGCTACATAATCAGCACCCATATGGAAACTATGTTTTTTGAAGTCAATAATTTTAGTCTGTtggacttaaaaacaaataactggagtaaaaattgtctttattttaaaataaattcttacctACTACCCGCACACCATGAGAGAACAAACTAagaaattttattccttttaaacaaaatttaacccCCCAAATTAGTCTATCTGACAATTTGACTGGCTTGGAATGATGCCAGTAGAGTCCGCTTGCTTTAAAGGTATAAATTGCACATCAGTGCTAaggtgcaggaaaaaaaaaggtgaggagcTATAGGACAAAATGCTATGTGAAAATGGTGTTTCACATTCTTTTCTAGGGGGTCTGTGATATGTATTTAAGTCACCATTTCATTGCATTATTTTCCCAGTTGTTTAATGCAAGAAGTTTAAGGACAGATAATGAACACATAACCTTTAGATAACAGGGTATAAATTACCACCTATTTTCTACAATACTTCTAATCTATGGGTTTAAGAtggaaattccttttttaaaacttagaaagagattatgtaaaattatatatacatataacacacatagatacatatatatatgaaatatgcatatatttcattttataccaTATGAAAATAGcatgtcatatatatttatatatatgtatggtgtTAGTAtttcatgtattatatatatatttattatatgtaatataatataattatataatatatatctaatttcttctctttttaggtttatttattttgagagacagagtgagtgggggggcagggattggagagagggagaaagagagagaagtccaagcaggctccacaccaccagcacggagcccaatgtggggctcaaacttatgaaccatgagattataacctgaaccaaaatcaagaggcagaggcttaactgactgagccacccaggtacccttggCATAGTAATTTCAAATGATGGTTTCAAGCCTTTGGCAATATCTGGAAATTTAATTTCatcatttcttcatccattcctATAGGGAATTTTTCAtcaactcatattttaaaatttggctgatttttatttttttaaatcaaaagtggCATATATAGTGGTATCTCAGAAAGTATTCTGGAACAAAACTGTATGCATTAAATGgtgtttaaatttgttaaataaaacacATGGTTACATACAAAAGCTCTATGTTATCACTAGGCCAACCTAGACATGAgaataaatgtcttaaaaaggaaaacttactAAGTTCTTATGGTTTTTTAATACAACCTAAGGATCATCAGGCCTTGACTCAATGCTTGTGTGAAAAAATTCAGGGAGGCCCCAGTTTTGACTGTGTGATGGGTTAGGCTCTCTGCTATGGGCTCACTCTGTCCACACTGGATCTTTACAACAGCAATTCAGAATAGATTTTATTGCTGGGACGTGGCCTTCTTTTGCAGATCAAGTAAAGAAGACCAGTTAAGAAACTGGCCTAAGGTCAAAaatcacacatatatatctccaagtattaaaaaaatttaaaaaaaatttttaatgtttatttttgagacagaaagacagacatgtgtgggggagggtcaaagagagaaagagagcgggaaagacataatctgaagcaggctccaggctctgagctgtcagcacagagcccgatgtggggctcaaactcgggaacagcaagatcatgacctgagctgaagttggatgcttaaccgactgagccacccaggtgcccctaaaaaaaatttttcttaagtaaactctacccccaacgtggaaCTCGAGTtcccaactctgagatcaagattgcatgctctactgactgagccagccagacacctctgcaagtatttttatttccaaaatccCTATCCATTCATTTTATACTTCCTGGTGAAGTTATCACTTATATTTGCTTTGCTAAATTTTCACtactaccattaaaaaaaaagatagtttccTCTCTGGGGGTGTGCCCATTGGTTTTCAATCTTCCTGCACTTTGATCTCTTGGACAGTGTATTTTCTCCCAACTTGCATTAAGGTCTTAAGAAGACATCATATTGTGACAGAGAAAGACTAAAGTGAATTTAATGACAGAATTTAATGATGCTTTTTCATCAATAAACACCATGTAAAGTGCTTCTTGACTTGTTTATAAGTCATGCTTGATTTATTATCCTTCAGAATTCCATTTATTCATCTGCCTCTTAAGTGGAGATATAATCTGCTTATTGTTACATTTACATTCAGATGGGTTGGCACATAAGAAAACCTGACATAGGACTTGGCACAACTTAGTTGCTAAAGAATTGCTAAAGAATTGCCTACTCTTACAGTGGGTACAGGTAAGGAGATGGGACCTTGGGACTTTAGGATTTAActtcaagaataataaaaaataaattatttgaaaaatttaaaccattatataactttttaaatggttaaaaatagtTTGAGGACTTCAATAAACTTTCATCTAACATCgtaacaaaaaattaattatctGATTTCACAGCTGAAGAAAGAAGGGCTGATGTGCTCCTTATTCCTTCAATCTAGAAAAGCAAGTCACATATGATGTTAAAATGAACAGCTTCACGGGGCACCTGTATAGCTACCTGTATAGCTTAGTCGGTtcagtgactgactcttgattttggctcaggtcatgatctcagggtcatgagatagagccccacattggtctctgcgctgatactgtggagcctgcttgggattctctctctgcccctctctctgcccctcccctgttcatgtgcacatgtgcatgtgtgctcttcctctctctctggaacaaaacttaataataaataaacttaaaaaaaatgaactgcttCACAACAGCATCCTCCTTCATCTCAAGACTGTAGATGAGCACCTCTACCCCCATCCCTAGTGCAGAGAGTACCTGCTATTAGTAATATGGTTCCAGCAACAAAGCAGATGCGGACTTTGATGTATGGCTCATCAGGGAGGAATTTCACACAGTGGAGACCAAGAAGCAGGGTGATAAATCCAAATCCAGCTAAAATATCTGCAGTAATCATCAACGCTCGAGTTACCACCAGCTTCACTGGAAGATCAGGGCATGTGGTTAAATCATggtcaaaaaaaggaaacacgTTAATGTCGAGGTATGCCAAAAAACAGATAATTACATACATGAACAAATGCCTAttgaattagaatttaaatttgcattaacttggattttttttttcataaaatgcaaaaatatcatGAGATTATCggtattattatttgtttaagcACTGATTATTACTTAGACTTGTCGGCCCCTAGCAAAATGCTTGGCCTATCGTGTACACTAAATAcctttttccttgtttgtttcttgttctgGAATGAGACTTGTTCACAAGTATTATAGCTGAATACTCAATTGAAAGTAGAGTATCTATTCTGCAGAAGTTGCCCaatgaatatttaagaaataaacgaTCACTACAGTTGTTTGAAGTTCCAttgaaaaatatacttaaaataactGGTTAAAATTTAGTACAGGGGAGCAGGATAAAATGATTCAAGATGTCTTTTGCCCGTTCAAGCTAATGGGAGCCATCTCTTCTAAAGCCATCTCTTTAGAAGGAGGAGGAGCTACAGAGCTTCTGTTATTTAGTCGAAGA from Panthera uncia isolate 11264 chromosome C2, Puncia_PCG_1.0, whole genome shotgun sequence encodes the following:
- the CLDN16 gene encoding LOW QUALITY PROTEIN: claudin-16 (The sequence of the model RefSeq protein was modified relative to this genomic sequence to represent the inferred CDS: deleted 3 bases in 2 codons); its protein translation is MTSRTPLWVTACSRYSYHNLRRLRWGVRKSKRPVFSHPQVPEAQKTDNSSHLSGPRARSCPCVPPDRLLAKMRDLLQYAACFFAFFSTGFLVVATWTDCWMVNADDSLEVSTKCRGLWWECVTNVFDGIRTCDEYDSILAEHPLKLVVTRALMITADILAGFGFITLLLGLHCVKFLPDEPYIKVRICFVAGTILLIAGAPGIIGSVWYAVDVYVERSSLVLHNIFLGIQYKFGWSCWLGMAGSLGCFLAGAVLTCCLYLFKDVGPERNYPYSMRKAYSNAAISMAKSYVAPRTETAKMYAVDTRV